From Anopheles arabiensis isolate DONGOLA chromosome 3, AaraD3, whole genome shotgun sequence, a single genomic window includes:
- the LOC120900587 gene encoding myosin heavy chain, muscle isoform X29, which produces MPKPPVQVGEDPDPTEFLFVSLEQKRIDQSKPYDSKKACWVPEEKEGYVLGEIKATKGELVTVALPGGEEKNFKKEQLSQVNPPKFEKVEDMADLTYLNEAAVLHNLRQRYYSKLIYTYSGLFCVVINPYKRYPLYTNRCAKMYRGKRRNEVPPHLFAVSDGAYVNMLTNHENQSMLITGESGAGKTENTKKVIAYFATIGASGKKDENAEKKGSLEDQVVQTNPVLEAFGNAKTVRNDNSSRFGKFIRIHFTGSGKLAGADIETYLLEKARVISQQTLERSYHIFYQIMSGSVKGLKEKCLLSNNIHDYHIVAQGKTTIPSVDDGEEMQITDEAFNVLGFTQEEKDNIYRITSAVMHMGRMQFKQKGREEQAEADGTEDGDRVAKLLGVGTDDLYKNLLKPRIKVGNEFVTKGQNKDQVTNSVGALCKGIFDRLFKWLVKKCNETLDTKQKRAQFIGVLDIAGFEIFDFNGFEQLCINFTNEKLQQFFNHHMFVLEQEEYKKEGINWAFIDFGMDLLACVELIEKPMGILSILEEESMFPKATDQTFAEKLMTNHLGKSAPFMKPRPPKPGIPAGHFAIGHYAGVVSYNITGWLEKNKDPLNDTVVDQFKKGSNALMVEIFADHPGQSADPAAAKGGRGKKGAGFATVSSSYKEQLNNLMTTLKSTQPHFVRCIIPNEMKTAGVVDAHLVMHQLTCNGVLEGIRICRKGFPNRMMYPDFKLRYMILNPKGVEAEKDLKKCAQVIMDAAGLDSELYRLGNTKVFFRAGVLGQMEEFRDERLSKIMSWMQAWCRGYLSRKEFKKMQEQRVSLEIVQRNLRKYLKLRTWAWWKLWQKVKPLLNVSRVEDQIAKLEEKATKAQEAYEKEEKLRKELEALNSKLLAEKTALLDSLSGEKGALQEYQEKAAKLTAQKNDLENQLRDTQERLAQEEDARNQLFQTKKKLEQEIGSQKKDAEDLELQIQKIEQDKASKDHQIRNLNDEIAHQDELINKLNKEKKMQGEVNQKTAEELQAAEDKVNHLNKVKAKLEQTLDELEDSLEREKKLRGDVEKAKRKVEGDLKLTQEAVADLERNKKELEQTVLRKDKEISALSAKLEDEQSLVGKLQKQIKELQARIEELEEEVEAERQARAKAEKQRADLARELEELGERLEEAGGATSAQIELNKKREAELAKLRRDLEEANIQHEGTLANLRKKHNDAVAEMAEQVDQLNKLKTKAEKERTQYFAELNDARIGCDQLSNEKAAQEKIAKQLQHTLNEVQSKLDETNRTLNDFDASKKKLSIENSDLLRQLEDAESQVSQLSKIKISLTQQLEDTKRLADEEARERATLLGKFRNLEHDLDNLREQVEEEAEGKGDIQRQLSKANAEAQLWRSKYESEGVARAEELEEAKRKLQARLAEAEETIESLNQKCIALEKTKQRLATEVEDLQLEVDRASSIANAAEKKQKAFDKIIGEWKLKVDDLAAELDASQKECRNYSTELFRLKGAYEEGQEQLEAVRRENKNLADEVKDLLDQIGEGGRNIHEIEKSRKRLEAEKDELQAALEEAEAALEQEENKVLRAQLELSQVRQEIDRRIQEKEEEFENTRKNHQRALDSMQASLEAEAKGKAEALRMKKKLEADINELEIALDHANKANAEAQKNIKRYQQQLKDVQSALEEEQRARDDAREQLGISERRANALQNELEESRTLLEQADRGRRQAEQELSDAHEQLNEVSAQNASIAAAKRKLESELQTLHSDLDELLNEAKNSEEKAKKAMVDAARLADELRAEQDHAQTQEKLRKALEQQIKELQVRLDEAESNALKGGKKAIQKLEQRVRELESELDSEQRRHADAQKNLRKSERRIKELTFQSEEDRKNHERMQDLVDKLQQKIKTYKRQIEEAEEIAALNLAKFRKAQQELEEAEERADIAEQAATKFRTKGGRAGSVQRGASPAPQRQPSAMPALAGLNLPTFDDHGF; this is translated from the exons ATGCCGAAGCCACCAGTTCAGGTCGGAGAGGATCCCGATCCAACTGAGTTCCTTTTCGTCTCGCTCGAGCAGAAGCGTATCGATCAGAGCAAGCCGTACGATTCCAAGAAGGCTTGCTGGGTTCCGGAAGAGAAGGAGGGCTATGTGTTGGGTGAAATCAAGGCCACCAAGGGTGAGCTGGTCACCGTTGCCCTGCCCGGTGGTGAG GAGAAAAACTTCAAAAAGGAACAACTTTCGCAAGTGAATCCTCCGAAGTTTGAAAAAGTCGAAGATATGGCCGATCTGACCTATCTAAACGAAGCTGCCGTACTACACAACTTACGCCAACGATACTACTCCAAACTGATCTAT ACCTACTCGGGCTTGTTCTGCGTTGTCATCAACCCGTACAAGCGTTACCCGCTGTATACCAACCGTTGCGCCAAGATGTACCGTGGCAAGCGCCGTAATGAAGTGCCGCCGCATCTGTTCGCCGTCTCTGACGGTGCCTACGTCAACATGTTGACGAACCACGAGAACCAGTCTATGCTGATTACCGGTGAATCTGGTGCCGGAAAGACTGAGAACACCAAGAAGGTCATTGCGTACTTCGCCACCATTGGCGCTTCGGGCAAGAAGGACGAAAACGCCGAGAAGAAGGGCTCGCTGGAAGATCAGGTCGTCCAGACTAACCCCGTACTTGAGGCCTTCGGTAACGCCAAGACCGTCCGTAACGATAACTCGTCTCGTTTC GGTAAGTTCATCCGTATCCACTTCACTGGAAGCGGTAAGCTGGCTGGTGCCGATATTGAGACATACCTGCTGGAGAAGGCCCGTGTCATCTCGCAGCAGACTCTGGAGCGCTCGTACCACATCTTCTACCAGATTATGTCTGGATCCGTCAAGGGATTGAAAG AAAAATGTTTACTCTCCAATAACATCCATGACTACCATATCGTGGCCCAGGGCAAAACGACAATCCCGAGCGTAGACGATGGAGAAGAAATGCAGATCACCGAT GAAGCCTTCAACGTTCTGGGTTTCACTCAGGAGGAGAAGGACAACATCTACCGTATCACCTCCGCTGTCATGCACATGGGTCGTATGCAGTTCAAGCAGAAGGGTCGCGAAGAGCAGGCTGAGGCTGACGGTACCGAGGATGGTGACCGTGTTGCTAAGCTGCTCGGTGTCGGCACTGACGATCTGTACAAGAATCTGCTGAAGCCACGTATTAAGGTCGGTAACGAGTTCGTCACCAAGGGTCAGAACAAGGACCAGGTCACCAACTCGGTCGGTGCCCTTTGCAAGGGTATCTTCGATCGTCTCTTCAAGTGGCTGGTCAAGAAGTGTAACGAGACTCTGGACACCAAGCAGAAGCGCGCTCAGTTCATTGGTGTGCTGGATATTGCAGGTTTCGAAATCTTCGAC TTCAACGGTTTCGAGCAGCTCTGTATTAACTTCACCAATGAGAAGCTGCAGCAGTTCTTCAACCACCACATGTTTGTACTGGAGCAGGAAGAATACAAGAAAGAGGGTATCAACTGGGCCTTCATCGATTTCGGTATGGACTTGCTGGCCTGTGTCGAGCTGATCGAAAAG CCCATGGGTATCCTGTCGATTCTTGAGGAAGAGTCTATGTTCCCGAAGGCCACTGATCAGACCTTCGCTGAGAAGCTGATGACGAACCATCTCGGCAAGTCGGCTCCGTTCATGAAGCCGCGCCCACCGAAGCCAGGCATCCCGGCCGGTCACTTCGCCATTGGTCACTACGCTGGTGTTGTGTCGTACAACATCACTGGATGGCTTGAGAAGAACAAGGATCCGCTGAACGACACTGTCGTCGACCAGTTCAAGAAGGGTAGCAACGCCCTGATGGTTGAGATCTTCGCTGATCACCCAGGCCAGTCGGCTGATCCGGCCGCCGCCAAGGGAGGTCGTGGCAAGAAGGGTGCTGGTTTCGCCACTGTCTCGTCCTCGTACAAGGAACAGCTGAACAACCTGATGACGACGCTGAAGTCTACTCAGCCTCACTTCGTCCGTTGTATCATTCCCAACGAAATGAAGACGGCCGGTGTCGTTGATGCTCACTTGGTCATGCACCAGCTGACTTGTAACGGTGTACTTGAAGGTATCCGTATTTGCCGTAAGGGCTTCCCTAACCGCATGATGTACCCTGACTTCAAGCTACG GTACATGATCCTTAACCCTAAGGGCGTCGAGGCCGAGAAAGACTTGAAGAAGTGTGCCCAAGTCATCATGGATGCGGCCGGTCTCGACAGTGAACTGTACCGTCTCGGAAACACCAAG GTGTTCTTCCGTGCCGGTGTCCTGGGTCAGATGGAGGAGTTCCGTGATGAGCGTCTCAGCAAGATCATGTCCTGGATGCAGGCTTGGTGCCGCGGTTACCTGTCGCGTAAGGAGTTCAAGAAGATGCAGGAGCAGCGCGTCTCCCTGGAGATCGTCCAGCGCAATCTGCGCAAGTACCTGAAGCTGCGTACCTGGGCCTGGTGGAAGCTGTGGCAGAAGGTCAAGCCTCTGCTTAACGTCTCCCGTGTTGAGGACCAGATTGCT AAACTAGAAGAGAAGGCCACCAAGGCTCAGGAGGCCTATGAGAAGGAAGAGAAGCTGCGCAAGGAGCTGGAGGCCCTCAACAGCAAGCTGCTGGCTGAGAAGACCGCTCTCTTGGACTCGCTGTCCGGTGAGAAGGGTGCTCTCCAGGAATACCAGGAGAAGGCCGCCAAGCTGACCGCCCAGAAGAACGACCTGGAGAACCAGCTGCGC GACACCCAGGAGCGCCTGGCCCAGGAAGAGGATGCCCGCAACCAGCTCTTCCAGACCAAGAAGAAGTTGGAGCAGGAAATCGGCAGCCAGAAGAAGGATGCTGAGGACCTGGAACTGCAGATCCAGAAGATTGAGCAGGACAAGGCCTCGAAGGATCACCAGATCCGCAACTTGAATGATGAGATCGCCCACCAGGATGAGCTCATCAACAAGCTGAACAAGGAGAAGAAGATGCAGGGTGAGGTCAACCAGAAGACCGCCGAAGAGCTGCAGGCCGCCGAAGACAAGGTGAACCACCTGAACAAGGTAAAGGCCAAGCTGGAGCAGACTCTGGATGAGCTGGAGGACTCGCTTGAGCGCGAGAAGAAGCTGCGCGGTGACGTCGAGAAGGCTAAGCGCAAGGTTGAGGGTGACCTCAAGCTGACCCAGGAGGCTGTTGCCGATCTGGAGCGCAACAAGAAGGAGCTGGAGCAGACCGTCCTGCGCAAGGATAAGGAGATCTCCGCCCTGTCTGCCAAGCTGGAAGACGAGCAGTCGCTGGTTGGCAAGCTGCAGAAGCAGATCAAGGAACTGCAGGCTCGCATTGAGGAGCTCGAGGAGGAAGTCGAGGCCGAGCGTCAGGCCCGCGCCAAGGCTGAGAAGCAGCGTGCTGATCTGGCCCGCGAGCTCGAGGAGCTGGGCGAGCGTCTGGAGGAGGCTGGCGGTGCCACCTCGGCCCAGATTGAGCTGAACAAGAAGCGTGAGGCTGAGCTGGCTAAGCTGCGCCGCGATCTGGAGGAAGCCAACATCCAGCATGAGGGCACTCTGGCTAACCTGCGCAAGAAGCACAACGATGCCGTCGCTGAGATGGCCGAGCAGGTCGATCAGCTGAACAAACTGAAGACCAA AGCTGAGAAAGAGCGTACTCAATACTTTGCTGAGTTGAACGATGCCCGCATCGGTTGCGATCAGCTTTCCAATGAAAAG GCCGCCCAGGAGAAGATCGccaagcagctgcagcacacTCTGAACGAAGTACAAAGCAAGTTGGACGAAACCAACCGCACTCTGAACGATTTCGATGCCTCCAAGAAGAAGCTGTCGATCGAGAACTCCGATCTGCTGCGCCAGCTGGAGGACGCCGAGTCGCAGGTGTCGCAGCTGAGCAAGATCAAGATCTCGCTCACTCAGCAGCTCGAGGATACCAAGCGTCTTGCCGACGAGGAGGCTCGCGAGCGCGCCACCCTGCTGGGCAAGTTCCGCAACCTGGAGCACGACCTGGACAACCTGCGCGAGCAGGTTGAGGAGGAGGCTGAGGGCAAGGGAGACATCCAGCGCCAGCTCAGCAAGGCCAACGCTGAGGCTCAGCTGTGGCGCAGCAAGTACGAGTCGGAGGGCGTTGCCCGTGCCGAGGAGCTCGAGGAGGCCAAGCGTAAGCTGCAGGCCCGCCTTGCCGAGGCTGAGGAGACCATCGAGTCGCTGAACCAGAAGTGCATTGCACTGGAGAAGACCAAGCAGCGCCTGGCCACCGAGGTCGAGGATCTGCAGCTCGAGGTTGACCGTGCCTCGTCGATTGCCAACGCTGCtgagaagaagcagaaggcgTTCGACAAGATCATTGGAGAATGGAAGCTGAAGGTCGACGATCTGGCCGCCGAGCTGGATGCCTCGCAGAAGGAGTGCCGCAACTACTCGACCGAGCTGTTCCGTCTGAAGGGTGCCTACGAGGAGGGCCAGGAGCAGCTTGAAGCCGTCCGCCGTGAGAACAAGAACTTGGCCGATGAGGTCAAGGATCTGCTGGACCAGATCGGTGAGGGTGGCCGCAACATCCACGAGATCGAGAAGTCGCGCAAGCGCCTGGAGGCCGAGAAGGACGAGCTGCAGGCCGCCCTCGAGGAGGCTGAAGCCGCCCTGGAGCAGGAGGAGAACAAGGTTCTGCGTGCTCAGCTTGAACTGTCTCAGGTCCGTCAAGAAATTGACCGCCGCATCCAGGAGAAGGAAGAAGAGTTCGAGAACACTCGCAAGAACCACCAGCGCGCCCTGGACTCGATGCAGGCTTCCCTGGAGGCCGAAGCCAAGGGCAAGGCCGAGGCTCTGCGTATGAAGAAGAAGCTGGAAGCCGACATCAACGAGCTGGAGATTGCTCTGGATCACGCCAACAAG GCTAACGCTGAGGCCCAGAAGAACATCAAGcgctaccagcagcagctgaaggaCGTCCAGAGCGCCCTGGAGGAGGAACAGCGCGCCCGCGACGATGCCCGCGAGCAGCTGGGTATCTCGGAGCGCCGTGCCAACGCTCTCCAGAACGAACTGGAGGAGTCGCGCACCCTGTTGGAGCAGGCCGACCGTGGCCGTCGCCAGGCCGAGCAGGAGCTCAGCGATGCTCACGAGCAGCTGAACGAAGTGTCCGCCCAGAACGCTTCGATCGCCGCCGCCAAGAGGAAGCTCGAGTCTGAGCTGCAGACCCTGCACTCCGACCTGGATGAGCTGCTGAACGAGGCCAAGAACTCCGAGGAGAAGGCCAAGAAGGCTATGGTTGATGCCGCTCGTCTGGCTGATGAGCTGCGCGCCGAGCAGGACCATGCCCAGACCCAGGAGAAGCTGCGCAAGGCGCTTGAGCAGCAGATCAAGGAGCTGCAGGTCCGCCTGGATGAGGCCGAATCGAATGCCCTGAAGGGAGGCAAGAAGGCTATCCAGAAGCTGGAGCAGCGCGTCCGCGAGCTCGAGTCGGAGCTGGACAGCGAACAGAGACGACATGCCGATGCCCAGAAGAACCTGCGCAAGTCGGAGCGTCGCATCAAGGAGCTGACCTTCCAGTCGGAGGAAGACCGCAAGAACCACGAGCGCATGCAGGATCTGGTTGACAAGCTGCAGCAGAAGATCAAGACTTACAAGAGGCAGATTGAGGAAGCCGAGGAGATCGCCGCCCTCAACTTGGCCAAGTTCCGTAAGGCCCAGCAGGAGCTGGAGGAAGCCGAGGAGCGTGCCGACATTGCCGAACAAGCTGCCACCAAATTCCGCACCAAGGGAGGACGTGCCGGTTCCGTACAGCGTGGTGCTAGCCCAGCA CCCCAGAGACAGCCGTCTGCCATGCCTGCTCTTGCAGGACTGAACCTTCCCACATTCGACGATCACGGTTTCTAA